In Miscanthus floridulus cultivar M001 chromosome 19, ASM1932011v1, whole genome shotgun sequence, the DNA window CAAATGAGGCTCCTGTAAATGAGGCTGTTGCTGCAGTACAACCTAGTTCAGTGACAGCAGCAAAAAAGAGGCAAGCATCCTTACAATTCATGGTTGTTGGCAACAAGACTAAACCAGAGGGAAAGGCAAACAAATCTGTAGTTGAGATGCTTCGAAAAACACCAGAAGAGATAGTAGATGAGAGACTTTCAGGGTCTTATCAGCCCACAATTGTGTCCAGTACAAAAACCAAGGAAGAGAAGCATTATGTGGATACACAATGGGCCTTGTTCTTCTATGAATGTGGCATACCTTTTAATGCAGCGGTAGCAAGGCAATTTCAAATTGCAGTTGAGGCCACAGCACAATATGGTTCAGAGTACAAGCCTCCAACACCATATCAACTTGGGGATCCATTACTTCAAGAAGCAGTGAAGTCAACAAGTACCATGAGAGAGGAGCATGAGAGAGCATGGAAACATTATGGCTGCACACTCATGTCTGATGGATGGTCTGATAGGAGGGGACACCACTTAATTAACTTCCTTGTAAACAACCCGGAGGGGACTTACTTCTTGGAGTCCATTGATGCATCAAGTGAAGTACATGATGCATACATGCTTGCTACTTTGCTAGAGAAGAAGGTTGAGGAGATTGGGAAGGACAAGGTTGTTCAAGTTGTCACAGATAATGGTGCTAACTTCAAGGCTGCAGGCGAGATTCTCATGGACAGGATTCCTACAATATTTTGGAGTCCATGTGCTGCGCATTGCTTGGATCTCATGTTAGAAGATATAGGGAACTTGTCGAAATTCAAGAAACCTATTACACGTGCAAGGCGTGTGACAACTTTCATCTATAGACATGGGAGGATCCTTAGTGCCATGAGGGAGAAAACAGGTGGGGCTGACCTTGTGAGGCCAGCAGCCACACGTTTTGCAACGGCTTTTTTGACTTTGAAGAGCTTGTACAAGCACAAGGATGCTTTGAAGTCTTTAATGGTTAGCGAAGCATGGACTGGGAACAAATTGGCAAAAACTAAGGCTGGTCTAGATGTGCATGACATTGTGCTCTCTACACAGTTTTGGAATTCAGTGGAAGATTGCCTTAGAGCTTCAGCCCCAATCCTTATTGTGCTTAGGGTGGTTGATGGAGATGAGAAGCCAGCAATGCCGGAGGTTCAAGCTCTAATGAACCATGCAAAGGAGAGGATCAATCAAAGCTTTGCTATCCAATCCAAGAAATCTTTGCTCAAGAAGATTATGGGAATAATTGAGCGACGTTGGGAGAAACAAATGGATCATCCATTGTATGGGGCTGCACTATACTTGAACCCAGGGAAGCTACATCCTCTCCAAAAAAAGGATGATGATGCAACTGTTGGACAGCTAAGAGGTTGCTTTCTTGATGTGCTTTCAAGAATGGTGGAGGATGAGGAAACTAGAAGCAAGATCAATGCTCAAGCCATGGATTATGAATATCTTAGAGGAGATGCTTTTTCAAATAAGATGGCCATTCAAAACCTTGAGTCAATGAGGCCTCGTAAGTGTTTCATTTCCATTTTAATTTCAGCAAGTGTACATCACATCGATTCGATTCCAGCTAGCATTTTTTGGTCCTAGCTCCTAACATattgtttcatttgtttgctctagTTGATTGGTGGCGTTCCTATGGTGGCCATGCTATTGAGCTACAAAGGTTTGCAAGGCGTGTGGTTAGTCTTTGTGCTTCATCATCTGGCTGTGAGCGAAATTGGAGCAAATTTGAATCTGTGAGTATTTCCTCATTTGCTTGCTGCCCTTACCAATATTTCAGCAAGCAGTTTATTCATTTTTTGGTTGCAATTGTGTTTCTGGTTTTGTAGATCCACACAAAGAAaaggaaccaattgttgcataaGAGGCTGAATTCTATTGTCTTTGTTTCCTACAACCGGAAGATGAAATCTAGGTTCCAAAAGTTACGCCAGAACAAGGGAAAAAACTTTGATCCTTTGGTTATTGAGGACTTTGATTGGAACAATGAGTGGGCTGACTCATTGCATGTACTCCCTCAAGGTACTCGTGGGTGTGAGTGTGACCTTACTTGGAACCTTGTTGATGAAGTTGTTGGAGCATCACAATCACTTCAAGGCCGGAACTTTCCAAGAGCAGCCCACAGGCATGCAAGAAATTCTGCACCTATGGTGGATGACGCTGAGTTGGGTTCAGATAATGAAGAAAATCCAGATCCATTTGATGATGCAGATGTGACGAATTGTGAGGATGATCCAAATGATGCCAATGAAATTGGAGAAGACAATGAGGCAGCCAACGTTGCTGGAGAGTTTGATGATGGCTATTGAGACTTGAGAGATTAGAGATTAAAGATTTCCTCTTTTGTAAGCTAATATATGTGCTGCACTAGCAGCACTACTAATTAAGTATGTGCTGCACTAGCAGCACTACTAATTAAGTTATATATGCCATTAGAGACTAGTTTATGGCTACTAAGAGATGAAACATTTCATATTTGCTACTTGCTACTTTATGTGGTGCCCTAGAACTCTAATAGCACTACATATTATGCTTATAATTGGCTATATTAAGGTTGGATTGTCATCTGAATTTTTATTGGTGTTATATATTAAATTGTCTgtatggcgtcgcctaggcgagCGCCTTATTTGCCTAGGCGACTGGAAGAGGGtcgctcgcctcgcctcgccttaccgccttTAAAACATTGGTCTATGGCTACTTTGGAACGAAGTAGAGATCAACTTAGATAGCTCTAGCCATAACTTCATCTTAGCTTTGTGTGTACGTACATAAGCAGACCATGAAGAAGTTTGGCCTTATATGATGTCAGCCGCGACTGCATTGTGTACCTGCCAAAGAGACCATTTTTTTTTCTGGAAGCGGGCATCATTCCTCGTTTTCC includes these proteins:
- the LOC136525594 gene encoding uncharacterized protein, with amino-acid sequence MNISAVNGWWNLQRPTGGYSYGRHLRHPLKACFCILLASLAADLWETCFAHLSDLIKARLSNWSSSTSAPLIGRDQAGIRKWTSKIAPACRNGLLHLLSLLKSGGWIFVLVFSLYTRRSLEAGTMSSPPSIVNGYDPKNDPARKPQRSKDPAWRFGYWPNLQNKDEVACTLCGGSVRGGIKRLKQHLAGGYGDAKLCSGVSTEVRREMAAYLDANKRKRPLVLDDEVVEVVANEAPVNEAVAAVQPSSVTAAKKRQASLQFMVVGNKTKPEGKANKSVVEMLRKTPEEIVDERLSGSYQPTIVSSTKTKEEKHYVDTQWALFFYECGIPFNAAVARQFQIAVEATAQYGSEYKPPTPYQLGDPLLQEAVKSTSTMREEHERAWKHYGCTLMSDGWSDRRGHHLINFLVNNPEGTYFLESIDASSEVHDAYMLATLLEKKVEEIGKDKVVQVVTDNGANFKAAGEILMDRIPTIFWSPCAAHCLDLMLEDIGNLSKFKKPITRARRVTTFIYRHGRILSAMREKTGGADLVRPAATRFATAFLTLKSLYKHKDALKSLMVSEAWTGNKLAKTKAGLDVHDIVLSTQFWNSVEDCLRASAPILIVLRVVDGDEKPAMPEVQALMNHAKERINQSFAIQSKKSLLKKIMGIIERRWEKQMDHPLYGAALYLNPGKLHPLQKKDDDATVGQLRGCFLDVLSRMVEDEETRSKINAQAMDYEYLRGDAFSNKMAIQNLESMRPLDWWRSYGGHAIELQRFARRVVSLCASSSGCERNWSKFESIHTKKRNQLLHKRLNSIVFVSYNRKMKSRFQKLRQNKGKNFDPLVIEDFDWNNEWADSLHVLPQGTRGCECDLTWNLVDEVVGASQSLQGRNFPRAAHRHARNSAPMVDDAELGSDNEENPDPFDDADVTNCEDDPNDANEIGEDNEAANVAGEFDDGY